Proteins from one Rosa chinensis cultivar Old Blush chromosome 7, RchiOBHm-V2, whole genome shotgun sequence genomic window:
- the LOC112175989 gene encoding disease resistance RPP13-like protein 4, which produces MALDVAELLWSKFLKSLAELDSESNSGSITISVFKSSIKALVSDFEAIKDVVNERDVMPEPYSYSETINLLYKLNDALADCRVFTHECMELNNVISRFNFRRFTFVAKVKSRLTKIKQELENLPQQPIGNPRTKTEFTGSGPKVPSAKVFGFDEQLKEINEELLQAGGSSSSSAGELRAIGVVGIAGVGKTTLVQKVLESKEVKQKFNHILWLPFSLSVEEEQYSKFSFETRIFDSNDQSMEAKIVGLEKLLERLSRLLLSDKCYLIVLDDVCHRHINIMERLCSGLPKHNGGVVIVTTRLKEVAQKLGKQHRLHLVHVKPLDREICGRIFEEQAYSIRKSSNLSHDEATRKMEELKDQCHGLPLVAKTIANAFAVGFGGDGSEERDGDHGEEVGTFEESVEDDQGSRIADLTHHVQESS; this is translated from the coding sequence ATGGCATTAGATGTTGCTGAATTGCTGTGGAGCAAGTTCTTGAAGTCTCTGGCAGAGCTAGACTCTGAATCTAATTCAGGTTCTATTACCATCTCTGTCttcaaatcatcaataaaagctcTCGTGTCTGATTTCGAAGCAATCAAAGATGTTGTGAATGAGAGAGACGTAATGCCGGAACCTTATTCCTACTCTGAAACTATCAATCTGCTCTACAAACTCAACGATGCATTGGCTGATTGCCGAGTCTTCACACACGAGTGTATGGAGCTTAATAATGTGATCTCACGCTTCAACTTTCGAAGATTTACTTTTGTCGCAAAGGTAAAGAGTCGGTTGACCAAAATAAAGCAGGAGCTTGAGAACTTGCCGCAACAACCAATTGGCAATCCTCGGACAAAGACCGAATTCACCGGATCCGGACCGAAAGTGCCTTCAGCCAAAGTTTTTGGATTTGATGAGCAATTAAAGGAGATTAATGAGGAGTTGCTACAAGCAGGGGGTTCCAGTTCTAGCAGTGCTGGTGAACTGAGGGCAATTGGGGTAGTTGGAATTGCTGGAGTGGGTAAGACCACCCTGGTTCAGAAGGTTTTGGAGAGCAAGGAAGTGAAGCAGAAGTTTAATCATATACTTTGGTTACCCTTTTCGTTGAGTGTGGAAGAAGAACAATATAGTAAGTTCAGCTTTGAGACACGTATCTTTGATAGTAATGACCAAAGCATGGAGGCGAAGATTGTTGGCCTTGAGAAGCTCCTGGAAAGGCTAAGCCGCCTGCTGTTATCGGATAAATGCTATTTGATTGTGTTGGATGATGTGTGTCATCGGCACATTAACATTATGGAACGCTTATGCAGCGGATTGCCCAAGCATAATGGTGGTGTTGTCATTGTCACTACTAGATTGAAGGAAGTGGCTCAAAAGCTGGGGAAACAACATAGATTGCATCTGGTTCATGTTAAGCCTCTGGACAGAGAGATTTGCGGGCGTATATTTGAGGAGCAGGCTTATTCCATTAGAAAAAGTTCAAACCTCTCACATGATGAGGCTACGAGAAAGATGGAGGAACTCAAGGATCAGTGCCATGGTCTACCGTTGGTTGCGAAGACGATAGCAAATGCTTTTGCAGTGGGATTTGGAGGCGACGGATctgaagagagagatggagatcACGGGGAGGAAGTAGGAACTTTTGAAGAATCAGTTGAAGACGACCAGGGTTCAAGAATTGCTGACCTGACCCATCATGTTCAAGAATCTTCTTGA
- the LOC112175987 gene encoding disease resistance protein RGA2 — MAEALISVVLEQLASIVFEHTKQAVTLFLNAEEDVHSFRSNLEAIQAVLEDAEKKQVTEARVRDWLQKLKDVSYEMDNVLDEWNTEILKQQVEEGKKKFLSQKECTIIEAVKGANQRLELPGDYKVRHLTLIDVREGQLPTLFDNCKNMRTLRTLNFLTLLDSSITAISPGSIMQMKCLRTLNLSRNELNKVPKEIGELIHLRYMDLSFSRNLKELPDAVCDLYNLQTLDVVFCGELEKLPKAMGKLINLKHLYVLGCNKLRYLPKGIGSLKSLQVLDWFYVCEGDDDEALKLGDLGIMDQLQGSLSIDRLGNKDDASGIEKAQLGNKEHHSELRVFFQEGDEEQRKGDEEIVKALQPHQNLESLDIWDCHIGTTESLYWINSLRNLRRLGLYEWKFCEVFPPLGKLPSLEILEIWAIKKVKKVGVEFLGIEEEEEQVSGILFPKLKLLSFRSMDNWEEWAFVSEITIMPRLSELRIVECPKLKALPKIPALRTLEIWGCPILEGEYEKGVGKEWHNISHIPNLTIQSEW, encoded by the exons ATGGCTGAGGCACTTATCTCTGTGGTTCTAGAGCAACTGGCTTCAATAGTGTTTGAACACACAAAACAAGCGGTGACACTCTTTTTGAATGCTGAGGAAGATGTTCATAGTTTCCGCAGCAATCTCGAAGCCATTCAAGCTGTGCTGGAGGATGCAGAGAAGAAACAAGTGACGGAGGCCAGAGTGAGAGACTGGTTGCAGAAGCTCAAAGATGTATCGTACGAGATGGACAACGTCCTAGACGAGTGGAACACTGAAATTTTGAAACAacaagtggaggaaggcaagaAGAAG TTTCTTTCCCAAAAAGAATGCACTATTATAGAAGCAGTCAAGGGTGCTAATCAAAGACTGGAGCTACCGGGTGATTATAAGGTTCGTCATTTAACCTTAATAGATGTACGTGAAGGTCAACTTCCTACTTTATTTGACAACTGCAAAAATATGCGAACCCTCAGGACATTGAATTTCCTCACACTCCTTGATTCAAGCATTACAGCCATAAGCCCCGGTTCAATTATGCAAATGAAATGCCTCAGGACATTGAATTTGAGTCGTAACGAGCTCAATAAAGTTCCTAAAGAGATTGGTGAATTGATTCATTTGAGATATATGGATTTGTCTTTTAGTCGTAATTTGAAAGAATTACCGGATGCTGTGTGTGATTTATACAATCTACAAACTCTGGACGTTGTGTTCTGTGGTGAACTTGAGAAACTACCCAAGGCAATGGGAAAGTTGATTAACTTGAAGCATCTATATGTTCTGGGTTGTAATAAGCTGAGGTACTTACCGAAAGGGATTGGGAGTTTGAAAAGTCTGCAAGTACTAGACTGGTTTTATGTATgtgagggtgatgatgatgaagcaTTGAAATTAGGAGATCTCGGAATCATGGACCAGCTTCAGGGGAGCCTTTCTATAGATCGATTGGGGAATAAGGATGATGCGAGTGGGATTGAGAAAGCACAGTTGGGGAATAAGGAGCACCACTCCGAATTGCGAGTATTTTTCCAGGAAGGAGATGAAGAGCAGAGAAAAGGTGATGAAGAAATAGTGAAAGCATTGCAACCACATCAAAATTTGGAATCTTTAGACATTTGGGATTGCCACATTGGCACCACCGAGTCTCTCTATTGGATCAATTCTTTACGCAATTTGAGAAGACTTGGTCTCTATGAGTGGAAATTTTGTGAAGTTTTTCCTCCTCTTGGAAAATTGCCATCGCTTGAAATTCTGGAGATATGGGCgataaagaaagtgaaaaaggtgggagttgaatttctgggaatagaagaagaagaagaacaagtctcAGGAATTCTATTCCCCAAATTGAAACTACTTTCTTTCAGATCGATGGACAACTGGGAAGAGTGGGCCTTTGTTTCTGAAATCACAATAATGCCACGCCTTTCTGAGTTGCGAATTGTCGAGTGCCCAAAGCTAAAAGCACTGCCAAAGATACCAGCACTGCGTACTTTGGAGATCTGGGGTTGTCCAATTCTGGAAGGAGAATACGAAAAAGGCGTGGGGAAGGAGTGGCACAACATTTCTCACATCCCAAACCTCACAATCCAATCTGAATGGTGA